Genomic DNA from Setaria italica strain Yugu1 chromosome V, Setaria_italica_v2.0, whole genome shotgun sequence:
CTGAAACGAGGAGATGACGGAAGCATGAGGACTAAGGGCTCACCAAGGCTCGGTTTGAGTAGATGTACGGCGAAGAGGAGGTTGGGAATGGAGTCGTCGACGGCGGGGTTGAGCTTGGAGCGGCGCGGCTACAATGGCGGCCGGGAAACCTTCGATTCCCGCCCGGAGCACCGATGGAGAACGGCGCGGAGGCTTGCGGAGCTATACGGAGAGGTGGAGGAGACGGGGGCCGCGAGCTATTGGGCTCCGGTGGCGCGCTGCCGGAGTTCTTGGCCGGCGGGCGAGGAGGTGGAGCTTCGGCCGACGGCAATGGCGGGGGAGAAATCTTTTGATTTCCGCCCAGGGAGCGGACGGTGAGCAGCAAGAATCGGTCGGGGAGGTAGCTGGGGaagtggcgcaggcgcgggcgAGGGCTattgggcggcggtggcgcacggcCGAGGGATTTTGGCCGGCGGTGAGGCACAGGGCTCGGTTCTTGGCTCTTGCggtggaaggaaaagaaatggagagggagagagcagGGAGGGGCGCTAGGCTTTGAAGGCGAGGCGCGGGTGAAGGCGATCGAGATCCCGGACGACTCCCTCGCCGGTTGGGGAAGATGCGGCGTTGGCCGGAGGCCGGCGAGCACGTGGCGACGCATCTCTGCTCCGGTCGGCCATTACACTGTCTGGAGCTCGATTCAGACCCGAAACCAGCTCGATTTTTGCCGACTTTGAATTGATTTTTCTCGCGATTTAAAATTCAAACTTCAAAAACTTTTGAACTACGGCTTGTAGAGGAGTCATTGAACTACAGTTATTGTATTCAAAAAATTTTGAATCGGTGAACAGAAAAGTAGATCGGCTTGGTCAAAGTTTGGAAAAATCATGTTCTTGCCACCACTTAGAGAACTTTTCAGGGATGGTTTGAAATAGGGGTTTGACCGAGGTTTGACTATCAATTTGAGCATTTAAACACTAATTTCTCCGATCCAAAAAATGTCTATGTTGAAAAATATACATCAGAGTGAAATTTTTATATAGAGCAAAAGTTGAGTGCTTAAAGAAATTTTATTTAAATTAACCTTCAAACATGGCTAAAATAGAGCACTTCAACACAACAAATTTCAAGCCTATACAAATTTAAAGACGGATTTCACACCTGTTTTTGTCGTCAAACAATTTTATGAATCAAAATTGATTCAAGTTAtttaaaaaaactatttttgaGTAACATTTTTATATTTAGACTTTTTATTAATATTTAATTGCTATTTAGCTCAAAACCTTCATTAATCTTACTTTTAAAAGATAACCACATTATTGGTGCAACAAAGCTCACAAAATTAAATCATGACAAAATGCACCCATAACAATGTTAATGACCATGATTATGCACAAGATTAATTTTTAATGACTATACTAACACGGTGTTACAAAGTTGGCAATTGCGAGCCGATCAATGGGACGTTCTCTCTTGTACATCCTGAAATGGAGTAACTAGACTGTCCGAATCATTCTCTATTTTGGAGTCAGATATGGTTGGCACGCACTTTTAACTTGGTTTTTTGCAAGCTTGAATTAATCATTTAATGGACATGAATGCGCAGCACCCAATAGCCAAATATCAATGCAGAcggtagaaaactgagtattagtcACGGTTGAAGAGACGCATATGTCTCGAAAATACAATCGGGACTAATTATTCGGGACTAAAGTTCCCCATCTTTAGGGGTTTTGcgctaaaaaaatattctaaattctCGGGAGGCTCCCCCACGCACACGTCTCAAGTCACgatttttcacgtgaaatatgcaCATACACGAACTTGGTTTTTTGCAAGCTTGATTAATCATTTAATGGAAATGAATGCGCAGCACCTAATAACCAAATATCAATGCACTTGATTggtggtagaaaactgagcattaatCACGGTTGGAGAGACGCAtaggtctcgaaaatccaatcgggactaattaTTCGGGACTAAAGTTCCCCATCTTTAGGTTTTTGtgctaaaaaatattctaaTTTCTCGAGAGGCTCCTC
This window encodes:
- the LOC105914387 gene encoding formin-like protein 16, which encodes MRRHVLAGLRPTPHLPQPARESSGISIAFTRASPSKPSAPPCSLPLHFFSFHRKSQEPSPVPHRRPKSLGRAPPPPNSPRPRLRHFPSYLPDRFLLLTVRSLGGNQKISPPPLPSAEAPPPRPPAKNSGSAPPEPNSSRPPSPPPLRIAPQASAPFSIGAPGGNRRFPGRHCSRAAPSSTPPSTTPFPTSSSPYIYSNRALNR